The nucleotide sequence GTGCAGCGGAATTGGGAACACCAGGCGGGGGCTGTTCCAGGGCAGCGTACCGGCCGACAGCTGACGGCGGCGCAGGTCGTGGATGCGGGCACCTTCGAAAGCCAGCTCCAGCTGCCGCTCCTTCAGGATATCGGCTACCGTTACGGCTGTCAGCGGCGTGGCCTGAGCCCGCTCGCGGATGGTATTCACATCTTCCAACGGCGTGGCGCCAATGCTGGTGCCCAGTTCGCGGTTGGCTTCGGCGCGGATCAGGTACATCTCAGCCAGCCGGATAACCGGGATATTCTGGCCGAAGTTGTTCCATTTGGTGCTGCGAATCCGGCCGGCGCGGCCACCCTGATCTTCGATGAAGAGCAGCGTGAAGCGCGCATCGGTAGGCTCATACTTGGCCAGGAACGGCGCCAGTACAGCCACGTCGCCGCGGGCAAAATCTGAAGGAGCGAAGAACGTAGCCAGACCATCGTTGGCAGCGCCAGCATTGTACTGGTCGTTCTGCTGAATCTCAAACAGCGACTCGCTGGAGTTGCGCGTGCGGAACGGGCCGGTTACGGAGGGCGTAAGGAAGGCCGCGCTGTTCTCAATCACGTCGTTGGCCAGCGTGCGGGCCTGCGCGTAGTTGCTCTGCTGCAGGTAGAGGCGCGCCAGCATGGCTTTTGCCGTGAACTTGTTCACGCGGCCGCTGCCGCTGGCATTTTCCTCGGGCAGCAGCGTCTCGGCAGCCCGTAGGTCGGCAATGGCTTGGGCATACACCTCACCTACCGTGGCACGTGCCAGCTGCTGCGACGCCTGCTCGGCCGTTTTGTTGGCCGTCAGCGTCAGGGGCACACCGGGGTTGCTGGCTCCAGCCTGGAAGGGCAGACCATAGA is from Hymenobacter yonginensis and encodes:
- a CDS encoding RagB/SusD family nutrient uptake outer membrane protein, with product MKISSFGRTASLGLLLTLGLSACEKQLDLAPTTQVDAATALDTADKLESAIVGAYAKLDNGALYGTNFSLLPELLAPEDYVLWQGTFTSYRDVFRRLMQSNNAEATRTWQVAYQTINFTNIILEALPVVTDADLKAQYEGEARFIRGALFFELVRLYGLPFQAGASNPGVPLTLTANKTAEQASQQLARATVGEVYAQAIADLRAAETLLPEENASGSGRVNKFTAKAMLARLYLQQSNYAQARTLANDVIENSAAFLTPSVTGPFRTRNSSESLFEIQQNDQYNAGAANDGLATFFAPSDFARGDVAVLAPFLAKYEPTDARFTLLFIEDQGGRAGRIRSTKWNNFGQNIPVIRLAEMYLIRAEANRELGTSIGATPLEDVNTIRERAQATPLTAVTVADILKERQLELAFEGARIHDLRRRQLSAGTLPWNSPRLVFPIPLHDTNLNKALVQNPGYN